In Sphingopyxis sp. CCNWLW2, a single window of DNA contains:
- a CDS encoding DUF2842 domain-containing protein, which translates to MSQIPPGPQPSWRKPAGMFLILALIAGWTGIVVSLSPWVGTWPVLVQAVFYLTAGIVWILPLKPLLRWMELGKWRD; encoded by the coding sequence GTGAGCCAAATACCACCCGGGCCCCAGCCGAGCTGGCGCAAGCCCGCGGGCATGTTCCTGATCCTCGCACTGATCGCGGGGTGGACGGGGATCGTCGTCAGCCTGTCGCCTTGGGTCGGTACATGGCCGGTGCTGGTGCAGGCAGTCTTCTACCTCACCGCAGGGATCGTCTGGATCCTGCCGCTGAAGCCGCTGCTGCGCTGGATGGAATTGGGGAAATGGCGCGACTGA
- a CDS encoding AI-2E family transporter, giving the protein MRRAGVAEDRGSKDGRPPRINPLHQIEIDDFRRDRLLAALALLFGASFCLGLPFALQAGAEFFLPLTAAIVIAIALVPLLEWLERRGLPSALAAFFALAVFLAIINAALAIIVVPATGWFARIPESIPRIQSNLAPLIDFYSTLQRFVDRTLMSVASGTEATAQAVAATAPTSVVDYFISSAPSAAIQLFFAVLVIFFFLSGWTRLRKGTIRRRGSFDGAMQTARVIQNVVDATADYLATITMINAILGLTVSLLLWALGMPSPFMWGGIVSICNFVPYLGPIVAAVLLGLGGLMTFDAVGLALLPALIFIGVHLVEANLITPLVLGKRLTINPLLILVSLSFWGWVWGTPGALLAVPLLLILQTVLASTGTPDLAGFLFEHGTLTTTDDVRDRLNRTHDESDG; this is encoded by the coding sequence ATGAGGAGAGCAGGGGTGGCGGAGGACCGGGGCAGCAAGGATGGGCGTCCGCCGCGCATCAATCCGCTGCACCAGATCGAGATCGACGATTTCCGCCGCGACCGGCTGCTCGCCGCGCTCGCGCTCCTTTTTGGCGCCAGCTTTTGTCTCGGGCTGCCTTTCGCATTGCAGGCGGGCGCCGAATTCTTCCTGCCGCTGACCGCCGCGATCGTCATCGCGATCGCGCTCGTCCCGCTGCTCGAATGGCTCGAACGGCGCGGCCTGCCGTCGGCGCTCGCGGCTTTCTTCGCGCTTGCTGTCTTTCTGGCGATTATCAACGCGGCGCTCGCGATCATCGTCGTACCCGCCACCGGCTGGTTTGCGCGCATTCCTGAATCGATCCCGCGCATTCAGAGCAATCTGGCACCGCTGATCGATTTCTATTCGACGCTGCAACGCTTCGTCGATCGCACGCTGATGTCGGTCGCCAGCGGGACCGAAGCGACGGCGCAGGCGGTGGCCGCGACGGCGCCGACGTCGGTCGTCGACTATTTCATTTCGTCGGCGCCCTCGGCCGCGATCCAGCTCTTTTTCGCGGTGCTCGTGATCTTCTTCTTCCTGTCGGGCTGGACGCGGCTGCGCAAAGGCACGATTCGCAGGCGCGGCAGCTTCGATGGCGCGATGCAGACGGCGCGGGTGATCCAGAATGTCGTCGATGCCACCGCCGACTATCTGGCGACGATCACGATGATCAACGCGATTCTGGGGCTAACCGTTTCCCTGCTACTCTGGGCGCTGGGGATGCCGTCGCCCTTCATGTGGGGCGGGATCGTCAGCATCTGCAATTTCGTGCCTTATCTGGGGCCGATCGTCGCCGCGGTGCTGCTCGGGCTTGGCGGGTTGATGACCTTCGACGCCGTCGGGCTCGCGCTATTGCCCGCGCTGATCTTCATCGGCGTTCATCTGGTCGAGGCGAATCTGATCACCCCGCTGGTGCTCGGCAAGCGGCTGACGATCAACCCGCTGCTGATTCTCGTGTCGCTCAGCTTCTGGGGATGGGTGTGGGGCACGCCGGGTGCGTTGCTGGCGGTGCCGTTGCTGCTGATCCTGCAGACGGTGCTCGCATCGACGGGGACCCCCGATTTGGCGGGTTTCCTGTTCGAACATGGCACTTTGACGACGACCGACGATGTGCGCGATCGATTAAATCGCACGCATGACGAAAGCGACGGTTGA
- a CDS encoding 5-formyltetrahydrofolate cyclo-ligase, which yields MTDLSANLVQQKQKLREKLRFRRKHFAANLDGMAQLAAFRALPAPLSDLLADHAVVGAYAASGDEPDIMPIFASVAEAGALALPHHAGRIAEMTFRLWQPNEPLMKGPWGTRQPADDASLATPDLIFCPLVGFDRQGGRIGQGGGHYDRYFAAHPDALRIGIGWSVQEIDATPRESTDIALDAILTEQEFILCGDRL from the coding sequence ATGACCGACTTGTCCGCCAATCTGGTCCAGCAAAAACAGAAACTGCGCGAAAAGCTGCGTTTTCGCCGCAAGCATTTCGCGGCGAATCTCGACGGGATGGCGCAGCTCGCGGCGTTTCGCGCGCTGCCCGCGCCGCTGTCCGATCTTCTCGCCGATCACGCCGTCGTTGGCGCCTATGCCGCGTCGGGCGACGAGCCCGATATCATGCCGATATTCGCCAGCGTGGCGGAAGCGGGCGCGCTCGCCCTGCCCCACCATGCCGGGCGGATCGCCGAAATGACCTTTCGCCTTTGGCAACCCAATGAGCCGCTGATGAAGGGGCCTTGGGGCACGCGCCAGCCTGCGGACGACGCTTCTTTGGCCACACCCGACCTCATCTTCTGTCCGCTCGTCGGGTTTGATCGCCAGGGCGGCCGGATCGGCCAGGGTGGCGGGCATTATGACCGCTATTTCGCCGCGCATCCCGATGCCTTGCGGATCGGAATCGGCTGGTCTGTGCAGGAAATCGACGCCACCCCGCGCGAATCGACCGACATCGCGCTCGACGCGATCCTGACCGAACAAGAATTCATCCTTTGTGGAGACCGTTTGTGA
- a CDS encoding cell division protein ZapA gives MADVKLTIAGRPYDLHCEDGQESQLLQLAAVVDEKARAMPGGTEVRQLLFAALMLADDAQDAKGKIEKSEPQSDSLRAAVALAESREAAAREELRAAVAREQAAFKELEAARQTVPAAPAPTNPSNNRALLQIADRIEALAAKVEQLP, from the coding sequence GTGGCTGACGTCAAACTCACGATCGCGGGACGCCCCTACGACCTCCATTGCGAGGACGGGCAGGAATCGCAGCTTCTTCAGCTTGCCGCCGTCGTCGACGAAAAAGCGCGCGCGATGCCGGGTGGGACGGAGGTTCGCCAGCTCCTTTTCGCGGCGCTGATGCTGGCCGACGATGCACAGGATGCGAAGGGCAAGATCGAAAAGTCCGAACCGCAGTCCGATTCGCTTCGTGCCGCGGTGGCGCTCGCCGAAAGCCGCGAAGCGGCTGCGCGTGAGGAACTTCGCGCGGCGGTTGCGCGCGAGCAGGCGGCGTTCAAGGAGCTGGAAGCAGCGCGGCAGACTGTCCCGGCCGCGCCGGCGCCGACCAACCCGTCGAACAACCGGGCATTGCTCCAAATCGCCGACCGGATCGAAGCGCTGGCCGCGAAAGTCGAGCAACTCCCCTAA